Proteins encoded by one window of Aspergillus puulaauensis MK2 DNA, chromosome 4, nearly complete sequence:
- a CDS encoding beta-glucosidase H (CAZy:GH3;~COG:G;~EggNog:ENOG410PUPS;~InterPro:IPR017853,IPR036962,IPR037524,IPR008979, IPR002772,IPR036881,IPR026891,IPR013783,IPR001764, IPR011658;~PFAM:PF00933,PF01915,PF14310,PF07691;~go_function: GO:0004553 - hydrolase activity, hydrolyzing O-glycosyl compounds [Evidence IEA];~go_process: GO:0005975 - carbohydrate metabolic process [Evidence IEA]): MTRTFDIDHVLANISDHDKIALLAGIDFWHTHPIPEYNVPSVRVTDGPNGIRGTKFFAGVPAACLPCGTALGAVWDRELLRRAGELLGDECIAKGAHCWLGPTVNMQRSPLGGRGFESFSEDPYLAGVAAASMIVGCESKGIIATVKHFVGNDQEHERRAVDVIVTPRALREIYLRPFQIVARDASPGALMTSYNKINGKHVVEDKKMYDLIRKEWEWDPLVMSDWYGTYTTIDSTNAGLDLEMPGVSRYRGKYIESAIQARLIKSSTLDARARKVLEFVQRASRTKVSEVEKGRDYPEDRALMRTLCSNSTVLLKNEGNILPLPKTVKKIALIGSHIKTPAISGGGSAALKPYHPSSLYEAVQEALPGAEIIYETGAHAHKMLPVIDRLLSNAVIHFYNEPVSNPARKCLGTEPVPTTAFQFMDYKLPGLNRELFWSTLIGDFNCDASGVWDFGLTVFGTANLYIDDELIIDNTTKQTKGTAFFGKGTIEETGSKSLVTGQTYKIRIEYGSANTATLKTTGMVNFGGGAANLGASLRMDAGEMINRAVKAAGEADYTILCTGLNADFESEGFDRTHMDLPPGIDDMISRVLDVAADKTVIVNQSGTPVTMPWVDQANAIVHGWYGGNETGHGIADVLFGEVNPSGKLSLSWPRDVRHNPAYLNYASVGGRVLYGEDVYVGYRFYEKTGREVLFPFGYGLSYATFEVSPEASVSPDKFTPETPPTATVRIKNISEVAGAQVLQLYVGAPNSPTPRPQKELQGFEKVFLQPGEEKAVHIKLDKYATSFWDEIEEMWKSEAGVYEVLIGTSSEDIVARGQFEVGQTRYWRGV, encoded by the exons ATGACTCGGACGTTCGATATAGACCATGTTCTGGCGAACATTAGCGACCATGACAAGATCGCGCTGCTTGCTG GAATTGATTTCTGGCACACACATCCAATCCCAGAGTACAATGTCCCATCGGTACGGGTAACAGACGGCCCGAATGGGATTCGAGGCACCAAGTTCTTCGCCGGTGTGCCTGCGGCTTGCCTTCCTTGCGGGACCGCCTTGGGAGCTGTTTGGGACCGAGAGCTACTGCGACGTGCTGGGGAGCTGCTCGGGGATGAATGTATAGCCAAGGGCGCACATTGCTGGCTGGGCCCGACTGTAAATATGCAAAGATCACCGCTGGGTGGGCGTGGATTCGAGTCCTTCTCAGAAGACCCGTACCTGGCGGGTGTTGCTGCGGCTTCGATGATCGTTGGATGTGAGAGCAAGGGCATTATAGCTACAGTGAAGCACTTCGTGGGCAATGACCAGGAGCACGAGCGACGGGCTGTCGATGTGATTGTGACTCCCCGGGCACTTCGCGAGATATACCTGCGTCCATTCCAGATTGTCGCGCGCGATGCTAGTCCAGGTGCGCTTATGACCTCGTATAACAAGATCAATGGGAAGCATGTGgtggaggacaagaagatgTATGACCTGATCCGCAAAGAGTGGGAATGGGACCCGTTGGTCATGAGCGATTGGTACGGGACTTATACAACGATTGACTCGACAAATGCGGGACTGGACCTGGAGATGCCTGGAGTATCGAGGTATAGGGGGAAGTATATCGAGTCTGCGATACAGGCACGCCTTATCAAGTCTTCCACTTTAGATGCGCGAGCCCGCAAGGTATTGGAGTTTGTCCAACGTGCAAGCCGGACCAAGGTCTCGGAGGTTGAGAAAGGTCGCGACTACCCAGAAGACCGCGCACTTATGCGTACGCTCTGCTCGAATAGCACGGTTCTGTTGAAGAACGAGGGAAACATTCTCCCGCTCCCAAAGACAGTGAAGAAAATTGCGCTCATCGGGTCTCATATCAAGACACCGGCAATATCTGGTGGTGGTAGCGCGGCCTTGAAACCATACCACCCCTCGAGCTTGTATGAAGCAGTACAAGAGGCACTCCCCGGCGCCGAGATTATATATGAAACGGGTGCGCATGCCCACAAAATGCTCCCGGTGATTGACCGTCTATTGAGCAACGCCGTTATCCACTTTTACAACGAGCCGGTGTCCAACCCAGCCCGCAAATGCCTCGGAACGGAGCCCGTTCCTACTACTGCTTTTCAGTTCATGGACTACAAACTTCCAGGGCTGAACAGGGAGCTTTTCTGGTCAACGTTGATTGGTGACTTCAACTGTGACGCATCTGGTGTATGGGACTTTGGGTTGACCGTGTTTGGAACGGCAAATCTGTATATCGATGACGAGCTGATCATCGACAACACCACTAAGCAGACCAAGGGCACTGCCTTCTTCGGCAAGGGCACAATCGAGGAGACTGGTTCAAAGTCCCTAGTTACTGGTCAAACATACAAGATTCGAATAGAGTATGGAAGTGCCAATACGGCCACCCTGAAAACAACTGGGATGGTGAATTTCGGCGGCGGTGCTGCGAATCTGGGGGCCTCCCTGCGCATGGATGCTGGAGAGATGATAAATCGAGCTGTGAAGGCAGCAGGAGAGGCTGACTACACAATTCTTTGCACCGGACTGAACGCGGATTTCGAGTCTGAGGGGTTTGATAGAACACATATGGACCTTCCTCCTGGCATTGACGACATGATCTCGCGTGTCTTGGACGTGGCTGCGGACAAAACAGTTATTGTCAACCAATCTGGGACCCCCGTAACAATGCCGTGGGTGGACCAGGCAAATGCCATTGTACATGGGTGGTACGGAGGTAACGAAACAGGACACGGGATTGCCGATGTTCTATTTGGCGAAGTGAATCCTTCAGGTAAACTCTCACTGTCTTGGCCTAGGGATGTCAGACACAACCCAGCGTACCTGAATTACGCCAGCGTCGGCGGAAGGGTCCTATACGGAGAGGATGTATATGTCGGATACCGATTCTATGAGAAGACTGGCCGTGAAGTTTTGTTTCCTTTCGG ATACGGACTGTCCTATGCAACCTTTGAGGTATCACCAGAAGCCTCAGTTTCCCCGGATAAATTCACACCGGAAACGCCTCCAACCGCAACGGTTCGGATCAAGAACATCAGTGAAGTAGCCGGTGCGCAGGTGCTGCAACTATACGTGGGGGCCCCCAATAGCCCGACACCGCGCCCACAGAAAGAACTGCAAGGTTTCGAAAAGGTGTTCCTGCAACCAggcgaggagaaggcagTGCATATCAAGCTGGATAAATATGCAACGAGTTTCTGGGATGAGATCGAAGAAATGTGGAAAAGCGAGGCAGGGGTATATGAGGTGCTGATTGGGACATCGAGCGAAGACATTGTTGCGCGTGGACAGTTCGAAGTCGGCCAGACACGATATTGGCGAGGCGTTTAG
- a CDS encoding uncharacterized protein (COG:S;~EggNog:ENOG410PWF8;~InterPro:IPR036864,IPR001138;~PFAM:PF00172;~TransMembrane:2 (o203-223i272-292o);~go_function: GO:0000981 - DNA-binding transcription factor activity, RNA polymerase II-specific [Evidence IEA];~go_function: GO:0008270 - zinc ion binding [Evidence IEA];~go_process: GO:0006355 - regulation of transcription, DNA-templated [Evidence IEA]), which yields METASGISKPRKHTRVLTACESCRLSKTRCDSARPVCAKCQKRGVACIYPESDPVSILEAWGSKILASVENQERLLKDTLGAASPSSLPFQQSQQLFQSPVEPGEPDTELISRNDTLKTPITGSDMILSWPIFPQERPVSTFPPLAFEEKQDRFTTAIPSFEPRRVMELRDVFMTKILSKNPIIDEKQLEAYVARVLETGIDWSAPSCLVLLVLALAAIWGTYPEDETREVQCLEPSYGAPMTYVTIAVPDSRMRESFEYISMARKRISAAYLDNSLLGVQCFCLFGFWYQYNIEPIPGWKMFRTASMLWQTYNMKHRSGNGERSAQEESLEQRLYWTCLKSECEVRYELCELPPSDLSLSDFPFALPSFPVYHSPYGGSPDDSAHSPSGPALDSTPYYYYLAEISMRRLLNRVRNTVRVLSPNLGITSIKNLSGTLSHLEDQLHQWVVCLPPALRFNMPLESRPPPKEPELVKLVRERYVEVRELLCRAYLYLCIHTPLDRELAALYGTKATESLLLAVYRIHNEVPWFRHPGSWGACRVRFNHALCLIAAFRAKVDEVPSAEYVSLPVSWAGCVRVVIERLKVWGQEGGGIKELSILLEWLMQGIV from the exons atgGAGACTGCTTCGGGTATCTCCAAACCGCGCAAGCATACTAGAGTCCTGACGGCCTGCGAGTCTTGCCGGCTGTCTAAAACCCGGTGTGATTCCGCGCGCCCGGTTTGTGCCAAATGTCAAAAACGTGGCGTGGCGTGTATTTACCCCGAAAGCGACCCTGTGTCGAT TCTTGAGGCATGGGGCTCCAAGATCCTCGCTTCGGTCGAGAATCAGGAGCGTTTGCTCAAAGACACTCTGGGAGCCGccagtccatccagcctGCCCTTCCAGCAGTCCCAGCAACTTTTCCAGTCTCCCGTCGAGCCTGGCGAACCGGACACGGAGTTGATTTCGCGCAATGATACTCTCAAGACTCCGATAACCGGATCAGATATGATTCTGAGCTGGCCCATATTTCCCCAAGAGAGACCGGTCTCAacttttcctcctctcgcATTTGAGGAGAAACAAGATCGTTTTACCACTG CCATCCCGAGTTTCGAGCCGCGGAGGGTCATGGAACTACGTGACGTCTTCATGACTAAGATCTTGTCCAAAAACCCCATCATAGACGAGAAGCAACTGGAGGCATATGTAGCGCGTGTTTTGGAAACAGGTATTGACTGGTCTGCTCCATCTTGCCTAGTGCTGCTTGTCCTTGCGCTGGCAGCCATTTGGGGCACTTATCCTGAAGACGAAACAAGGGAAGTCCAATGCCTAGAACCTAGCTATGGTGCCCCAATGACGTATGTGACGATAGCTGTCCCTGATAGTCGGATGAGGGAATCTTTTGAGTATATTTCCATGGCAAGAAAACGAATATCAGCTGCCTATCTCGACAATTCGCTATTGGGAGTCCAGTGTTTTTGCCTATTCGG TTTCTGGTACCAATACAATATCGAACCAATCCCAGGGTGGAAAATGTTTCGCACGGCGTCCATGTTATGGCAGACGTACAACATGAAGCATCGGAGCGGGAATGGTGAAAGATCCGCACAGGAGGAGA GCTTAGAGCAGCGTTTATATTGGACATGTTTGAAGTCCGAGTG TGAGGTCCGATATGAGCTATGCGAACTACCTCCTTCCGATCTCTCACTTTCCGACTTCCCTTTTGCGCTACCTAGTTTCCCTGTGTATCATTCTCCATATGGAGGTAGTCCAGATGACAGTGCTCACAGCCCTTCGGGCCCTGCCCTGGACTCAACTCCatactactattatcttGCAGAGATATCTATGCGGAGGTTGCTAAACCGCGTGCGCAACACCGTCCGCGTTCTTTCACCTAACCTTGGCATCACCAGCATAAAAAACCTTTCAGGTACGCTTTCCCACCTCGAagatcaactccatcaatgGGTAGTATGTCTACCCCCGGCCCTCCGCTTCAACATGCCGCTCGAATCTCGCCCACCACCGAAGGAACCAGAGCTCGTGAAGCTAGTCCGCGAACGCTACGTGGAGGTTCGCGAACTTCTCTGCCGCGCATATCTGTATCTCTGCATCCACACGCCACTAGACAGGGAGCTCGCAGCACTATACGGCACCAAGGCAACTGAATCCCTACTTCTTGCCGTATATCGCATCCACAACGAAGTCCCGTGGTTCCGCCATCCTGGGAGCTGGGGGGCTTGTAGAGTACGCTTTAACCATGCGTTATGCCTCATTGCTGCCTTCCGCGCAAAAGTCGATGAGGTTCCTTCCGCCGAGTACGTTAGCCTACCGGTTAGTTGGGCTGGCTGTGTTCGGGTAGTCATCGAGCGACTAAAGGTCTGGGGCCAGGAAGGTGGAGGGATCAAAGAATTAAGTATCTTGCTGGAGTGGTTAATGCAAGGCATTGTATGA